A portion of the SAR86 cluster bacterium genome contains these proteins:
- a CDS encoding adenylyl-sulfate kinase, which translates to MKILVMGLPGSGKTYLAERLQPLISSAWYNADKVREMAGDWDFSDEGRERQSLRMKTFADFEQTHGRHVVCDFVCPTDQTRKIFGPDMIVWMDTISQGRYEDTNKVFKDPLESDFRFTEMNDENHIIVADKVNSYA; encoded by the coding sequence ATGAAAATATTAGTTATGGGCCTTCCAGGAAGTGGTAAAACTTATCTCGCTGAGAGGCTTCAACCACTTATAAGTTCTGCTTGGTACAATGCTGATAAAGTGAGAGAAATGGCAGGAGATTGGGATTTTTCTGACGAAGGAAGAGAAAGACAAAGCCTAAGAATGAAAACTTTCGCGGATTTTGAGCAAACTCATGGCAGGCATGTGGTATGTGATTTCGTATGTCCAACAGATCAAACAAGAAAAATATTTGGTCCTGATATGATAGTTTGGATGGACACTATATCTCAAGGAAGATATGAAGACACAAATAAAGTTTTTAAAGACCCTTTAGAAAGTGATTTTCGATTTACTGAAATGAATGATGAAAATCATATTATTGTAGCTGATAAGGTTAATAGCTATGCTTGA
- a CDS encoding carbamoyltransferase, with translation MPILGISGLYHDSAAALLIDGEIIAAAQEERFTRKKHDASYPYNAINYVLKEGNVSLEDVQKIAFYEKPFLKFERLLETYVTNSPKGFNSFRIAMPLWLREKLFLKDLLLKKLRKLDRNLDENKLLFGEHHLSHAASAFYPSTFDEAVILTMDGVGEWTTSSIAIGKGKDISIKKEIHFPHSLGLLYSAFTYYLGFRVNSGEYKVMGLAPYGKPKYKDIILEKLIDLKEDGSFRLEQSYFNYATGLTMTNKKFSSLFNQPVRTADKEELTQFHMDIAASIQVVTEEIVLRITRALATEYKIPNLCLAGGVALNCVANGRILKESGFNKIWIQPAAGDAGGALGAALSAWHQELDMKRIVEKKDKMKGAYLGPKFNENSIQKSLLSCGAVFKKMSENDMLSFAANELSKEKCLGWFQGRMEFGPRALGGRSILGDPRSPTMQKILNLKVKYRESFRPFAPSILSEDLNEWFKLKVESPYMLLVDEIKKEKQVKMTSEEESLFGIERLNIKRSEIPAVTHIDYSARIQTVHSETNPRYHALLTKFKEITNCPVLVNTSFNVRGEPIVCSPEDAFKCFMGTELDILIIENFILRKEEQDISLSSNYKGKYELD, from the coding sequence ATTCCAATACTAGGAATATCAGGACTTTATCATGATAGCGCAGCTGCTTTATTAATAGATGGCGAAATAATTGCTGCGGCTCAAGAAGAGAGGTTTACAAGGAAGAAACATGATGCTTCTTATCCTTATAATGCTATAAATTACGTTCTGAAAGAAGGTAATGTATCTCTTGAAGATGTTCAAAAGATAGCTTTTTATGAAAAACCTTTTTTAAAATTTGAACGTCTTTTAGAGACATACGTAACAAATTCACCAAAAGGATTTAACTCCTTTAGAATTGCTATGCCTTTATGGCTTCGTGAGAAACTCTTTTTAAAAGATCTCTTATTAAAAAAGTTAAGGAAATTAGACCGAAATCTTGATGAAAATAAATTACTCTTTGGGGAACATCATCTTAGTCATGCGGCTAGTGCTTTTTACCCTTCTACTTTTGATGAAGCTGTAATCTTAACTATGGATGGAGTTGGTGAATGGACGACATCATCCATAGCAATAGGGAAAGGAAAAGATATTTCAATAAAAAAAGAAATTCACTTTCCTCACTCCTTAGGGCTTCTCTACTCTGCTTTTACTTACTATCTTGGATTTAGGGTAAATAGTGGTGAATATAAAGTAATGGGATTAGCTCCATATGGAAAACCAAAATATAAAGATATTATTTTAGAAAAATTAATAGATCTAAAAGAAGACGGATCATTTAGATTAGAGCAATCTTATTTTAACTACGCAACTGGTTTAACCATGACCAATAAGAAATTTTCTTCTCTATTTAACCAACCAGTTAGAACAGCTGATAAAGAAGAATTGACTCAGTTCCATATGGACATAGCGGCATCTATACAAGTTGTTACAGAGGAAATAGTATTAAGGATTACAAGAGCTCTGGCCACAGAATACAAAATCCCAAACCTTTGTTTAGCTGGTGGAGTAGCCTTGAATTGCGTAGCTAACGGAAGGATATTAAAAGAGAGCGGTTTTAATAAAATTTGGATACAGCCTGCTGCTGGGGATGCTGGAGGAGCTTTAGGGGCAGCACTTTCAGCATGGCATCAAGAATTGGATATGAAAAGGATTGTAGAAAAAAAAGATAAAATGAAAGGAGCTTACTTAGGTCCTAAATTTAATGAAAATTCAATACAAAAATCATTACTAAGTTGTGGAGCTGTCTTTAAGAAGATGTCTGAAAACGATATGCTATCTTTTGCAGCCAATGAATTGTCGAAAGAGAAATGTTTAGGCTGGTTTCAAGGCAGAATGGAGTTTGGGCCTAGAGCCTTAGGCGGAAGATCTATATTAGGTGATCCCCGTTCTCCAACAATGCAAAAAATTCTAAACTTAAAAGTTAAATACAGGGAAAGTTTTCGTCCATTTGCACCTTCTATCTTATCCGAAGATCTTAATGAATGGTTTAAGCTTAAAGTAGAAAGTCCTTATATGCTTTTAGTTGATGAAATCAAAAAAGAAAAACAAGTGAAAATGACATCAGAAGAAGAAAGTTTATTTGGTATAGAAAGGTTAAACATAAAGCGTTCAGAGATACCTGCTGTAACTCATATTGACTACTCAGCAAGAATACAAACTGTGCATTCTGAAACAAACCCAAGATATCATGCTTTATTAACCAAATTTAAAGAAATAACAAACTGTCCTGTGCTCGTAAATACTTCCTTCAATGTCAGAGGCGAACCCATTGTGTGTTCTCCAGAAGATGCTTTCAAATGTTTTATGGGAACTGAGTTAGATATATTGATAATAGAAAACTTCATACTAAGAAAAGAAGAACAAGATATCTCTTTATCTTCAAATTACAAAGGAAAATATGAACTTGATTAA
- a CDS encoding DUF5989 family protein — protein sequence MNFIKELWEFLSVRRKFWLLPIIFTLGILGGLVVLSQGSALAPFIYTIF from the coding sequence ATGAATTTTATAAAAGAATTATGGGAATTCTTATCCGTTAGAAGAAAATTCTGGTTGCTGCCTATTATTTTTACTTTAGGTATTCTAGGTGGTCTAGTTGTCCTATCTCAGGGATCAGCTTTAGCTCCATTTATTTATACAATATTTTAA
- a CDS encoding ketoacid CoA transferase: MEKPSYTLSELCICAASEAWRDGGEVLATGIGLIPRLAASLAKMTHSPELMMTDGEAYLVSEPVPVGPRDNYQPKIEGYMNYSRVFLNIGIGHRHAMTGPVQMDKYGQTNISFIGDNHLSPKAQLLGARGFPGNTINHTNSMFFPNHNNRCFVGNEVDMVSGVGYNPSKKLKGMKSEFINLGLIISNLSVMDFKGPNNQIQVKSLHPGVEIQEVIDNTGFELLHDKYVVTPTPSNEQLSIIRDFLDPHNLREQALPDRSDK; encoded by the coding sequence ATGGAGAAACCTTCTTATACTTTATCTGAACTTTGTATTTGTGCTGCTTCTGAAGCATGGAGAGATGGAGGAGAAGTTCTTGCTACAGGTATAGGCTTAATTCCTAGATTGGCAGCAAGTTTAGCAAAGATGACACATAGTCCAGAATTGATGATGACTGATGGGGAAGCTTATTTAGTTTCTGAACCTGTTCCAGTAGGTCCTAGGGACAATTACCAGCCAAAAATAGAAGGTTATATGAATTATTCAAGAGTTTTCTTGAATATAGGTATTGGACATAGACATGCTATGACAGGGCCAGTACAAATGGATAAATATGGACAAACAAATATTAGTTTTATTGGAGATAATCATTTATCCCCTAAAGCTCAACTTTTGGGAGCAAGAGGTTTCCCAGGAAATACCATAAATCATACAAATAGCATGTTCTTTCCTAATCATAATAATAGATGTTTTGTTGGCAATGAAGTAGATATGGTCTCAGGAGTAGGTTATAACCCTTCAAAAAAACTAAAAGGTATGAAATCTGAATTTATTAATTTAGGTCTCATAATTTCTAATTTATCAGTGATGGATTTCAAAGGTCCGAATAATCAGATACAAGTAAAGTCTTTACACCCCGGAGTGGAAATACAAGAAGTGATTGACAATACTGGGTTTGAATTACTTCATGATAAATACGTAGTAACTCCCACACCTTCAAATGAGCAGTTGTCAATAATTAGGGATTTCTTGGATCCTCATAATTTAAGAGAACAAGCTCTTCCAGATAGATCAGATAAATAG
- a CDS encoding SxtJ family membrane protein: protein MNKKNNTNEDINSEKSFGILFAVISFLTAAFFVYKGNAFYIWFLLIALMLLLLAFILPNTLKKPNLIWNKFGVLLGSIVSPMVMLFIFILTIIPTGVIRRILGKDSLKKEMELDKKSYWVERKEPISNMKKQF, encoded by the coding sequence TTGAATAAAAAAAATAATACTAACGAAGACATAAACTCAGAAAAGAGCTTTGGTATTTTATTTGCTGTTATTTCATTCTTAACAGCTGCCTTCTTTGTTTATAAAGGAAATGCTTTCTATATTTGGTTTCTCTTAATAGCTCTTATGCTCTTACTTTTAGCATTTATCCTTCCTAATACTCTCAAAAAGCCTAATCTAATTTGGAATAAATTTGGCGTTCTATTAGGATCAATTGTCTCACCAATGGTTATGTTATTTATATTTATTTTAACTATTATTCCTACCGGGGTAATAAGAAGAATTTTAGGAAAAGACTCCTTAAAAAAAGAAATGGAATTAGATAAGAAATCCTACTGGGTAGAGAGAAAAGAGCCTATATCTAATATGAAGAAACAATTTTAA
- a CDS encoding CoA-transferase, with the protein MTKIIGSKDIISHIRSGMTIGIGGWGSRRKPMSLVRELLKSDVEDLTIVSYGGPDVGMLCSAKKVKKLIFGFVSMETTPLESHFRKARQEGSIEVMELDEGLLQFGLIAAGMRLPFFTTRVGLGSDILSLNPEIKTISSPYKDNETLVAMPAIELDVALIHVHESDDLGNTFIYGPDLFIDDKFVRASSKTFISTERIIKTDEIDKNKSMFNWFERSLVTGVIESPYGAHPTAATPNYGFDKEHLSNYSKATDQIEWEAYFENYISLDHESYLKAVGGKDHITSLEVPVF; encoded by the coding sequence ATGACTAAAATAATTGGTTCAAAGGATATCATATCCCATATAAGAAGCGGGATGACAATAGGTATTGGTGGTTGGGGTTCTAGAAGGAAGCCAATGAGCTTAGTAAGAGAATTACTAAAAAGTGATGTTGAAGATTTAACCATAGTTTCTTATGGCGGACCAGATGTTGGAATGCTTTGTTCGGCTAAGAAGGTTAAGAAGTTGATTTTTGGATTTGTCTCAATGGAAACTACTCCTCTAGAATCTCATTTTAGGAAAGCTAGACAAGAAGGCTCCATAGAAGTAATGGAACTGGATGAAGGTTTATTACAATTTGGTTTGATAGCAGCAGGTATGAGGCTCCCATTCTTTACTACAAGAGTAGGTTTAGGTAGCGATATTCTTAGTTTAAATCCTGAAATCAAAACTATTTCTTCTCCTTATAAAGATAATGAAACTTTGGTAGCCATGCCAGCTATTGAATTAGATGTAGCATTAATTCATGTGCATGAATCAGATGATTTAGGTAATACTTTCATTTATGGGCCAGATCTATTTATAGATGACAAATTCGTTAGAGCCTCTTCAAAGACTTTTATTTCAACAGAGAGAATTATTAAAACTGATGAAATAGATAAAAATAAGTCTATGTTTAATTGGTTTGAAAGAAGTTTAGTTACTGGAGTTATTGAATCTCCTTACGGAGCTCATCCTACAGCTGCGACACCAAATTATGGATTTGATAAAGAACATTTAAGTAATTATTCTAAAGCCACTGACCAAATTGAATGGGAAGCTTATTTTGAAAATTATATTAGCTTAGATCATGAATCTTACTTAAAAGCAGTAGGAGGAAAAGATCATATTACCTCTCTAGAGGTCCCAGTCTTTTAA
- a CDS encoding enoyl-CoA hydratase, which produces MAKKKKNLVLYKRKGQIAEITLNRPEYSNAQNGDMTYQIDDAFRKSMNDDKVKVIILRGSGKHFCAGHDIGTPDRDLDKSYDIKSMWYDHTKKEGGEFYYAREQEIYLGMCRRWREIPKPTIAMVNGACIAAGLALAWVCDLIIASDDSFYSDPTLKMGLPGIEYFGHPFELNPRIAKEFLFLGERMTAERAYQMGMLNKVVPLKDLEKETYEVASRLAKIPSLAVTLTKQSINQIEDLQGHRSGMDATFGYHHFAHTHNDLVSGEYLAGFDAKKLAKKTKQQEKGKKLTK; this is translated from the coding sequence ATGGCAAAAAAGAAAAAAAATTTAGTTCTATATAAGCGAAAAGGACAAATAGCAGAAATAACTTTGAATAGACCTGAATATAGCAATGCGCAGAATGGAGATATGACTTACCAAATTGACGATGCATTTAGAAAATCTATGAATGACGATAAGGTCAAGGTCATTATTTTAAGAGGTTCTGGTAAGCATTTTTGTGCTGGTCATGACATTGGCACTCCAGATAGAGATTTAGATAAGTCTTATGATATTAAGTCTATGTGGTATGACCATACTAAAAAAGAAGGAGGAGAATTTTATTACGCCAGAGAACAAGAAATTTATTTGGGTATGTGTAGAAGATGGAGAGAAATCCCTAAACCAACGATAGCTATGGTGAATGGTGCATGTATTGCCGCTGGTCTAGCTTTGGCTTGGGTTTGTGATCTAATTATAGCTTCGGACGATTCTTTTTATTCTGATCCAACTTTGAAGATGGGCTTACCTGGAATAGAGTATTTTGGTCATCCCTTTGAGTTAAATCCTAGAATTGCTAAGGAATTTCTTTTTTTAGGAGAGCGTATGACTGCAGAAAGGGCTTATCAGATGGGTATGTTAAATAAAGTCGTGCCACTTAAAGATTTAGAAAAAGAGACATATGAAGTAGCTTCTCGTTTAGCAAAAATTCCTTCTTTAGCTGTTACTTTAACTAAACAATCTATAAATCAGATAGAAGATTTACAAGGTCATAGATCAGGAATGGATGCAACATTTGGTTATCATCACTTTGCGCATACACATAATGATTTAGTTTCAGGAGAATATTTAGCTGGTTTTGATGCAAAAAAGTTAGCTAAAAAGACTAAACAGCAAGAAAAAGGAAAAAAACTAACTAAGTAA
- a CDS encoding nitronate monooxygenase: protein MDFLRTNLCDSLNCKYPIIQTAMGWVATPDLVIASIEAGAFAFLAGAVMDINEVESAIENIQNRSDKSFGLNFHFFQKDADQIVDLAIKKNLKAVSYGRSPDKKLIEKLKEAGILCVPTVGALDHALKAESLGADILVVQGAEGGGHTGKVPTNELLPQVIEEVNIPVVAAGGFKDGLGLRRAISFGAVGIAMGTRFMMTSDSPVPRKTLERYLEAKSSDIVVTKKFDGLPHRLINNKLIMKVNESSSIGLLMFALKNGFKYKKMTNASYMDLLKVGFALFKSDPLKPAQTLMAVNSAVIIQQAMVNGLPEKGAMPSGTIASEINELLSCDELMKSIIREAKDI, encoded by the coding sequence ATGGATTTTTTGAGAACTAATCTTTGTGATTCATTAAATTGTAAATATCCAATAATCCAAACAGCTATGGGATGGGTGGCTACCCCAGATCTAGTTATAGCTAGTATAGAAGCTGGCGCTTTTGCTTTTTTAGCTGGTGCTGTGATGGATATTAATGAAGTAGAGTCCGCAATAGAGAACATACAAAATAGGTCAGATAAATCCTTTGGTCTGAATTTTCATTTCTTTCAAAAGGATGCTGATCAGATTGTAGATTTAGCCATAAAAAAAAATCTCAAAGCTGTTAGTTATGGCAGATCACCAGACAAAAAATTAATTGAAAAGCTTAAAGAGGCTGGAATTTTATGTGTACCGACTGTTGGCGCTTTGGATCATGCACTTAAAGCAGAGTCCTTAGGAGCAGATATATTGGTTGTTCAAGGAGCAGAAGGAGGAGGTCATACAGGAAAAGTTCCAACTAATGAGTTATTACCCCAAGTCATTGAAGAAGTTAATATTCCAGTGGTAGCAGCAGGTGGATTTAAGGATGGGCTTGGACTTCGAAGAGCTATATCTTTTGGAGCAGTAGGCATAGCTATGGGTACAAGATTTATGATGACAAGTGATAGCCCAGTGCCTAGAAAGACCTTAGAAAGATATTTAGAAGCCAAATCTTCTGATATTGTTGTAACTAAGAAATTTGATGGCCTACCTCATAGATTGATAAATAATAAGTTGATCATGAAAGTAAATGAGAGCAGCTCAATCGGGCTATTAATGTTTGCATTAAAAAATGGATTTAAATATAAAAAGATGACAAATGCTTCTTATATGGATTTATTAAAAGTAGGATTTGCTCTTTTCAAATCAGATCCTCTTAAACCAGCTCAAACATTAATGGCAGTTAATTCTGCTGTTATAATTCAACAAGCAATGGTAAATGGTTTGCCAGAGAAAGGGGCTATGCCAAGTGGAACAATTGCAAGTGAAATTAATGAATTACTTAGTTGTGATGAGTTAATGAAGTCTATAATAAGAGAAGCGAAAGATATTTAA
- a CDS encoding nuclear transport factor 2 family protein codes for MQAIEARLEIESIMFKYTSSLDSGDLESAANIFDKGSIKSPGQFLEGTSGVLNAYKSAIIFYNDKDQEVNYRRLKCSPKTKHLNTNIRYSFNADMTSANVHSYFTVYQSLNSRIEIVVGGRYEDKFLFDKGWFLKLRQIYIDHTGDIALHIRSDIKKL; via the coding sequence ATGCAGGCAATAGAAGCAAGATTAGAGATAGAGTCGATTATGTTTAAGTACACTTCTTCTTTAGATTCTGGAGATCTTGAGTCTGCAGCTAATATTTTTGATAAAGGGTCCATTAAATCTCCTGGACAGTTTTTAGAAGGCACATCTGGAGTATTGAATGCATATAAATCTGCCATCATCTTTTATAATGATAAGGACCAAGAAGTAAATTATAGGCGTTTAAAATGTTCTCCTAAAACGAAACATTTAAATACTAATATACGATATTCTTTCAATGCTGACATGACTTCAGCGAATGTTCATAGTTATTTTACTGTCTATCAGTCTCTTAATTCTAGGATAGAAATAGTCGTTGGAGGAAGATATGAAGATAAGTTTCTTTTTGACAAAGGTTGGTTTCTGAAATTAAGACAGATTTATATTGATCACACTGGAGATATAGCTCTTCATATCAGGTCAGACATAAAAAAATTATGA
- a CDS encoding DUF1214 domain-containing protein, translated as MKETGKRLQDEVLNGKVWEDFCDELKAAGSIVSEQELDKPILDKVEGYRYLTRLLRLALDMALEKSDPYFPEFYSLSHETAKIGADNPDNLYQNASIDGLLRYRVWGNKGSVHYLSFGTKANRYAEDGTMATTGELDSEKIDFDKDGNFEIILKQDSEQKNWLPMEPDSNLLIVRQSFLDKTKEVPASINIECINTNKKPPALSKENLNQGLKKTVNFIKGTATTFKTWTNIFEENPNKFSSIDQSMFQKAGGDPNIYYLHGYWELKDDQGLLVKTKIPICDYWNFQLNNFWMESLDYRYFDICLNNANAKLEPDGSLLILISRKDVGSNNWVDTAHHSSGTMLLRWVNSSSFPVPETQLINLKDL; from the coding sequence ATGAAAGAAACAGGCAAAAGACTTCAAGATGAAGTGCTGAATGGAAAAGTATGGGAAGATTTTTGTGATGAACTTAAAGCGGCTGGATCAATTGTTTCTGAACAAGAACTTGATAAACCTATACTAGATAAGGTAGAGGGTTATAGATATTTAACCAGACTTTTAAGACTTGCTTTAGATATGGCTTTAGAAAAAAGTGATCCATATTTCCCAGAGTTTTATAGTCTTTCTCATGAAACGGCAAAAATAGGTGCAGATAATCCAGATAATTTATACCAGAATGCAAGTATTGATGGTTTATTAAGATATAGAGTTTGGGGAAATAAAGGATCAGTTCATTATTTAAGCTTTGGTACCAAGGCAAATCGTTATGCTGAAGATGGCACTATGGCTACAACTGGCGAGTTAGATTCAGAAAAAATAGATTTTGATAAAGATGGAAATTTTGAGATTATCTTAAAACAAGACTCAGAACAAAAAAATTGGCTTCCAATGGAACCAGACTCAAATCTACTAATTGTTAGGCAATCCTTTTTAGATAAGACAAAAGAAGTTCCAGCCTCAATTAACATTGAATGCATAAATACGAATAAAAAACCTCCAGCTCTAAGTAAAGAAAATCTTAATCAAGGTCTAAAAAAAACAGTAAACTTTATTAAAGGAACCGCAACAACTTTTAAGACTTGGACAAATATTTTTGAAGAAAATCCCAATAAATTTTCTTCAATAGATCAATCTATGTTTCAGAAAGCCGGTGGCGATCCTAATATTTATTATTTGCATGGTTATTGGGAGTTAAAGGATGATCAAGGATTACTAGTTAAAACAAAAATACCTATTTGCGATTATTGGAATTTTCAATTAAACAATTTCTGGATGGAGTCCCTAGACTATCGTTATTTTGATATTTGTCTTAATAATGCTAATGCTAAATTGGAACCGGATGGATCGTTACTAATCTTAATTTCAAGGAAAGATGTAGGATCTAATAATTGGGTCGACACAGCTCATCATTCATCAGGTACTATGCTTCTTAGGTGGGTAAATTCTAGTTCTTTTCCGGTACCTGAAACTCAGTTGATTAATTTAAAGGACTTGTAG
- a CDS encoding VOC family protein, producing MKVKSLAYVGIETKEFDSWNSFSSDVLGLMPADSSNDFLKFKLDDRSFRIAIHKGKEEKLKYVGFELRNKSQFHEAKKELKKLKIQFSEADKEGCIFKDVKEMIHFHDPIGTQIDLFYGRTLDYQKFISPVGVTGFVTGEMGLGHVVLPTLNLKENFNFYTNVLGFAETDFMTFTMGEGDQAMEASLHFLHCDNPRHHSVGLFQAPDPTGLIHLMLEVKTLDDVGYALDRAKRAGVHLQSSLGRHSNDKMVSFYMVTPGGFAIEYGFDGWQVDWDEFTPTISHAPDLWGHEYNP from the coding sequence ATGAAAGTAAAAAGTTTAGCTTATGTCGGTATTGAAACAAAAGAATTTGATTCTTGGAATAGTTTTTCTTCGGATGTTTTGGGATTAATGCCAGCTGATTCATCAAATGATTTTCTAAAGTTTAAATTAGATGATCGTTCGTTTAGGATAGCTATCCATAAAGGAAAAGAAGAGAAATTAAAATATGTAGGCTTTGAATTAAGAAATAAATCTCAATTTCATGAAGCAAAAAAAGAACTTAAAAAATTAAAAATTCAATTTTCTGAAGCCGATAAAGAAGGTTGTATTTTTAAAGATGTCAAAGAGATGATACATTTTCATGATCCCATAGGAACTCAAATTGATCTTTTTTATGGTAGAACATTAGATTATCAGAAATTTATATCTCCAGTTGGAGTTACAGGCTTTGTAACAGGAGAGATGGGTTTGGGTCATGTGGTCTTACCTACATTAAATCTTAAAGAAAACTTTAACTTTTACACAAATGTTTTAGGTTTTGCTGAAACAGACTTTATGACATTTACTATGGGTGAGGGTGATCAAGCTATGGAGGCTTCGTTGCATTTCTTGCACTGTGATAATCCTAGACATCATAGTGTTGGTTTATTTCAAGCTCCAGATCCAACCGGATTGATTCATCTTATGTTAGAAGTAAAAACTTTAGACGATGTAGGTTATGCACTGGATAGGGCTAAAAGAGCCGGTGTACACTTACAATCTTCATTGGGAAGACATTCAAATGACAAGATGGTTTCCTTTTATATGGTAACCCCAGGCGGGTTTGCCATTGAGTATGGCTTTGATGGATGGCAGGTAGATTGGGATGAGTTTACACCAACTATTAGTCATGCCCCAGACTTATGGGGTCATGAATATAATCCATAA
- a CDS encoding sulfotransferase, translating to MPKLSLSHNSLLDQASSLVGLSNFGDTIHLEGLEQLCWSLNEEANLNDVGHASQISRITGILVNRLLLEEDFKNNSITKEIIKPPIVIVGLPRTGSTLVHRLLSSDPDHTAMIWWEGRYPSRLKNEKKGNPQERISMAKQEVEIMIKASPDLMKIHPMDAMAPDEEILLLEHGFFSTVPESFMNVPTYSKWVESQDHTHSYEYLKKMLKYLQWQNDLRSNKSWVLKTPHHTAYVENIMKVFPGALFIQTHRNPLQTIPSYCSMVATLAEPLSDEFQSKRLGQHWEKKLSRALNHCMDISRAFPDQFLNLNYEDLVSNPMEEINKIYDFIGKPFSHKASKAMKLWREENTKDKHGKHKYVSEDYGISNKEIKEDYAIYINRYIKDRL from the coding sequence TTGCCTAAGCTCAGTCTAAGTCATAATTCTCTTCTTGATCAAGCTAGTTCATTAGTAGGATTAAGTAATTTTGGTGACACGATTCATCTAGAAGGGCTAGAACAGCTCTGTTGGAGTCTTAATGAAGAGGCCAACTTAAACGATGTTGGCCACGCTTCTCAAATTTCAAGAATAACAGGAATCTTAGTAAATAGATTACTTTTAGAAGAAGATTTCAAGAATAACTCAATAACTAAAGAAATAATTAAACCTCCTATTGTAATCGTAGGCCTTCCAAGGACTGGAAGCACTTTAGTTCATAGATTATTGTCCAGCGACCCTGATCATACTGCAATGATTTGGTGGGAAGGTCGTTATCCATCCAGATTAAAGAATGAGAAGAAGGGGAATCCTCAAGAAAGAATATCTATGGCTAAACAAGAGGTAGAAATTATGATCAAAGCTTCCCCTGATTTAATGAAAATCCATCCTATGGATGCTATGGCACCTGATGAAGAGATATTATTATTAGAGCATGGATTTTTCAGCACTGTACCTGAGTCTTTTATGAACGTGCCTACATACTCAAAATGGGTTGAATCCCAAGACCATACACATTCTTATGAGTACCTAAAAAAGATGTTAAAATACCTACAGTGGCAAAATGATCTTAGATCTAATAAATCTTGGGTTTTAAAAACTCCTCACCATACAGCATATGTAGAGAACATAATGAAAGTATTTCCTGGAGCTCTTTTTATTCAAACACACAGAAATCCATTACAGACCATTCCTTCTTATTGTTCAATGGTTGCAACTTTAGCAGAACCTTTGTCAGATGAATTTCAATCCAAGAGATTAGGGCAGCATTGGGAAAAAAAACTTTCTAGAGCGTTGAATCATTGTATGGATATTTCTCGAGCCTTTCCAGATCAGTTCTTAAATCTAAATTACGAAGATTTAGTTTCAAACCCTATGGAAGAGATAAATAAAATCTATGATTTCATTGGCAAGCCTTTTAGTCATAAAGCTAGTAAGGCCATGAAATTATGGCGAGAAGAAAATACTAAAGATAAGCATGGTAAACATAAATATGTTTCAGAGGATTATGGTATCAGCAATAAAGAAATCAAGGAAGATTATGCAATTTACATCAATAGATATATTAAGGACAGATTATAA